A single window of Eisenibacter elegans DSM 3317 DNA harbors:
- a CDS encoding UvrD-helicase domain-containing protein: protein MKLTPEQEAIIGSEGDITINAVAGSGKTTTLIAYARTRPAGSRILYLAFNKTVQREAEQRFAEQGLSYVTVKTAHSLAYQYVVRANGYQVRPQDFKTYELVELLGLQRSGEKHAEYVLANHIRRFATYFCNSNRQTVASLDYLETIADEKALEFVKRFYDFIEHKTRLLLAIMNRGEIAVTHDFYLKKFQLAKPTLPYDYILFDEGQDASPAMLDVFLNQPATKVIVGDTHQQIYGWRYAVNSLEKTNFTQYPLSSSFRFNADIADLARQVLLWKSYLQPAFLPPPIYGRAAPAQGKSQTPKAIIGRTNLGLLLKSIRYVYDRKLQQGIYFEGNFSSYVYADEGASLYDVLRLSQGQHALIRDKLIRAMDSLEDLEEYIDKTEDAQLRIMVEIVREHGSEIPKIMNYLKEKQLPEEQKNEAAFIFSTVHRCKGMEYDVVQLVDDFLDEEQLAKAAPAIKDDMQVVNKLKEEVNLLYVAVTRTKKQLHIPEELLPIAYDTAQKSSTILVVKKKQSASNTSSKGKNNDTKAYNLDEKRQTHKAAYRPWTDTLDEELRQAYDQGLDIKTLAQSMGRTAGAIQSRLRKLGLISN from the coding sequence ATGAAACTAACCCCAGAACAAGAGGCCATCATTGGCAGTGAGGGCGATATTACCATCAATGCAGTAGCGGGTTCGGGCAAAACAACAACCTTGATTGCCTATGCGCGGACACGCCCGGCGGGAAGCCGAATTTTATATTTGGCATTCAACAAAACCGTACAGCGCGAAGCCGAACAACGCTTCGCCGAGCAAGGACTGTCTTATGTAACCGTCAAAACAGCTCATTCTCTAGCATACCAGTATGTCGTTAGAGCCAATGGCTATCAAGTCCGTCCACAAGATTTCAAAACCTATGAATTGGTAGAGCTGCTGGGGCTACAACGCAGCGGCGAAAAACACGCTGAGTATGTCTTGGCCAATCATATCCGTAGGTTTGCTACTTATTTCTGCAATAGCAATCGACAAACGGTAGCCTCACTGGATTACCTCGAAACCATTGCCGACGAAAAAGCATTGGAGTTTGTCAAACGATTTTATGACTTCATAGAACACAAAACCCGCCTCTTGTTGGCGATAATGAACAGAGGAGAAATAGCCGTAACACACGATTTCTACCTCAAAAAATTCCAACTCGCCAAGCCAACCCTCCCATATGATTACATCCTTTTTGACGAAGGGCAAGATGCCTCCCCGGCTATGCTTGATGTGTTCCTCAATCAGCCAGCTACCAAGGTCATTGTAGGAGACACACATCAGCAGATTTATGGATGGAGATATGCGGTAAACTCATTAGAGAAAACAAATTTCACACAATATCCGCTATCGAGTAGCTTTCGTTTCAATGCAGACATCGCCGATTTGGCGCGTCAGGTCTTGCTCTGGAAAAGCTATCTCCAACCTGCCTTTCTGCCGCCGCCTATATATGGGCGGGCTGCGCCTGCTCAGGGGAAATCTCAAACCCCCAAGGCAATCATTGGGCGAACCAATCTGGGCTTGCTCCTCAAGTCCATCCGCTATGTGTATGACCGGAAGCTCCAGCAGGGTATTTATTTTGAAGGAAATTTTAGTTCTTATGTCTATGCCGACGAAGGCGCTTCCCTGTATGATGTCTTGCGACTAAGCCAAGGCCAACACGCCCTCATTCGGGATAAGCTTATCAGGGCAATGGACTCCCTCGAAGACTTGGAAGAATATATCGACAAAACCGAAGATGCACAGCTGCGGATTATGGTCGAGATTGTGCGCGAACACGGAAGCGAAATACCCAAGATAATGAATTATCTGAAGGAAAAACAGTTACCCGAAGAACAAAAAAATGAGGCTGCTTTTATTTTTTCGACCGTCCACCGTTGTAAGGGAATGGAGTATGATGTAGTACAGTTGGTAGATGATTTTCTAGATGAAGAGCAGTTGGCCAAGGCTGCCCCGGCTATCAAAGATGATATGCAGGTAGTCAATAAGCTCAAAGAAGAAGTCAACTTGCTGTATGTGGCTGTCACCCGCACCAAAAAACAGCTCCATATCCCTGAGGAGTTACTGCCCATAGCGTATGATACAGCGCAAAAAAGCAGTACTATCTTGGTAGTCAAGAAGAAACAGAGCGCATCCAACACATCGTCTAAGGGTAAAAATAATGACACTAAGGCCTATAACCTAGACGAAAAGCGACAAACCCACAAAGCCGCTTACCGCCCTTGGACAGACACCTTGGACGAGGAGCTGCGCCAAGCTTATGACCAAGGGTTGGATATCAAAACTCTGGCCCAATCAATGGGGCGCACTGCCGGCGCTATTCAGTCGAGGCTGCGCAAGCTGGGGTTGATAAGCAACTAA
- a CDS encoding DMT family transporter: MLHSKGVQWMLLATLCFTVMNAFVKAVAHLPALEVVMFRSWISLLLTWGLLWRKQIPYWGNNKRVLLLRGAFGVIALSLFFTTLQHIPLAGAALLQYLAPIFTTILAFWWLGERVYRVQWLLFALCFAGVVVVKYTDARIDWFYLGLGVLSAFFSALAYTCIRKLKNSEHPLVIVFYFPLISVPITTLLVLPLWVWPSGWDWLHLLAIGLLTQVAQTLMTKAYQAEAAAHVSAVNYVGIVYALLLGWIFFGEYIAWGALIGVALVLIGVLLNLSVASWYPPLKKRLWPATKPKPKQTA, encoded by the coding sequence ATGCTTCATTCTAAAGGAGTACAGTGGATGCTATTGGCTACGCTGTGCTTTACGGTGATGAATGCCTTTGTGAAGGCAGTCGCACATTTGCCGGCCTTGGAGGTCGTGATGTTTCGCTCTTGGATTTCGCTGTTGCTGACTTGGGGCCTGCTCTGGCGCAAGCAAATCCCTTATTGGGGCAACAATAAGCGTGTGCTGCTTCTGAGAGGGGCTTTTGGGGTGATTGCCTTGAGTTTATTCTTTACCACACTCCAGCATATACCCTTGGCCGGGGCGGCGCTTTTACAGTATCTAGCCCCTATTTTTACGACTATCTTGGCCTTTTGGTGGCTGGGAGAACGGGTATATCGGGTACAGTGGCTGCTTTTTGCGCTTTGTTTTGCGGGGGTAGTGGTGGTCAAATACACCGATGCGCGCATCGATTGGTTCTATTTGGGCCTAGGCGTGCTGAGTGCCTTCTTCTCGGCCTTGGCCTATACGTGTATTCGCAAACTCAAAAACAGCGAACACCCGCTGGTAATTGTGTTTTATTTTCCCCTTATCAGCGTACCCATCACTACACTGCTGGTATTGCCGCTATGGGTATGGCCCAGTGGCTGGGATTGGCTACATCTGTTGGCCATAGGCCTGCTCACACAGGTAGCGCAGACCCTCATGACCAAGGCCTATCAGGCTGAGGCCGCCGCACACGTATCCGCAGTAAACTATGTCGGCATTGTTTATGCCCTGTTGTTGGGTTGGATTTTCTTTGGCGAATACATCGCGTGGGGAGCCTTGATAGGAGTGGCCTTGGTGCTGATAGGAGTGCTGCTCAACCTGAGTGTAGCCTCTTGGTATCCGCCGCTCAAAAAGAGGCTTTGGCCAGCAACCAAACCAAAGCCCAAACAGACAGCCTAA
- a CDS encoding OmpA family protein, which yields MTAIVRHPSTDDDTAKTQYTQKLIDYNQKNLPTLLFEYNEAALSKIQCPLLDAVLQPLEALPQLSVQAQTDDVGTETRNQALSEARAEAVRTLLLDAGLSPERIKTQAFGATRPLVPNDTEANRARNRRVNFSFE from the coding sequence TTGACGGCCATCGTACGACACCCAAGTACCGATGATGATACTGCCAAAACACAGTATACCCAAAAACTGATAGACTACAACCAAAAAAACTTGCCCACACTACTGTTTGAGTACAATGAAGCTGCTCTCTCCAAAATACAGTGCCCACTGCTCGACGCTGTGTTGCAACCCCTAGAGGCACTCCCTCAGCTTTCGGTTCAGGCCCAAACCGATGATGTAGGTACCGAAACGCGCAACCAAGCGCTTTCAGAGGCTCGTGCTGAGGCCGTGCGTACTTTATTGCTTGACGCTGGTCTGTCGCCCGAACGCATCAAAACGCAAGCATTTGGCGCAACCCGCCCACTAGTGCCTAATGACACCGAAGCCAACCGCGCCCGCAACCGTCGTGTAAATTTCAGCTTTGAGTAG
- a CDS encoding M20/M25/M40 family metallo-hydrolase translates to MKGTRLKVFFTLLFPLVLAGSPQAYAQLTPLDDANPAIIRRMYDEALLRPHGYYWLEHLCKKIGHRLSGSPQAAQAVEFTKAVMDTLGLDRVYLQEVMVPHWVRGEASVEVVGGPSFKTLALGNSVGTGGQPITAEVVEVKSFEELSVEKVSGKIVFYNYAFDQRFIETGTGYGDAVKYRVNGAAEAAKMGAVAVVIRSVSTANDDEPHTGTTRYQEGIRPIAALAIGNTSADQLTGMLRKNPRLKLKVYSEAEMLPDVRSYNVIGEIRGSTYPDEIIVVGGHLDSWDVGEGAHDDGAGCVQSIEVLRLFKALDLRPKRTIRAVMFMNEENGLRGGQKYAQEAAQKNEKHIAAIESDAGGFTPRGFTVDNGEQAVAAMQAWLPLLQPYSIDNIRVGGGGADISPLRPQGTVLIGFRPDSQRYFDYHHTHIDTFDKVNQRELQLGAAAMAALTYLLSEYGVPTL, encoded by the coding sequence ATGAAAGGAACACGACTAAAAGTTTTTTTTACTCTTCTTTTTCCCTTAGTCTTGGCGGGCAGCCCTCAGGCCTATGCACAGCTGACCCCGCTCGACGATGCCAACCCTGCCATCATCCGACGGATGTATGACGAAGCCCTGCTGCGCCCCCACGGCTACTACTGGCTGGAGCACCTTTGTAAAAAGATAGGCCATCGCCTGAGTGGCTCCCCTCAAGCTGCTCAAGCAGTGGAGTTTACCAAAGCAGTGATGGACACCCTAGGGCTAGACCGTGTTTATCTTCAAGAAGTGATGGTGCCCCATTGGGTGCGTGGCGAAGCCTCGGTAGAGGTTGTGGGCGGCCCCAGTTTTAAGACCTTGGCCTTGGGCAACTCCGTCGGAACGGGTGGGCAGCCTATCACAGCAGAAGTGGTAGAAGTGAAAAGCTTCGAAGAGCTCAGTGTCGAAAAAGTATCAGGTAAGATTGTGTTCTATAATTATGCTTTTGACCAGCGCTTTATCGAAACCGGTACTGGCTATGGCGATGCTGTCAAGTACCGTGTCAATGGAGCTGCCGAAGCGGCCAAAATGGGCGCGGTGGCCGTCGTAATCCGTTCGGTGAGTACGGCTAACGACGATGAGCCTCACACCGGCACTACCCGCTACCAAGAGGGCATACGGCCTATAGCCGCCCTAGCCATAGGCAATACCAGCGCCGACCAACTGACCGGAATGCTCCGCAAGAACCCCCGCCTCAAGCTCAAGGTGTATTCTGAAGCCGAAATGCTGCCCGATGTACGCTCTTACAATGTTATTGGGGAGATTCGTGGCTCGACTTACCCCGACGAAATCATCGTCGTAGGCGGACACCTCGACTCTTGGGATGTGGGCGAGGGCGCTCATGATGATGGTGCCGGCTGTGTACAGTCTATCGAAGTACTGCGCCTCTTCAAAGCCCTAGATCTGCGCCCCAAACGCACCATCCGCGCCGTGATGTTTATGAACGAAGAAAACGGCTTGCGTGGTGGGCAAAAATACGCTCAAGAGGCGGCTCAGAAGAATGAAAAACATATCGCGGCCATTGAGTCAGATGCAGGAGGGTTCACTCCCCGTGGCTTTACTGTAGATAATGGCGAGCAGGCCGTGGCCGCCATGCAGGCTTGGCTGCCCCTGTTACAACCCTATAGCATCGACAACATCCGAGTAGGCGGCGGCGGTGCCGATATTTCCCCGCTGCGCCCCCAAGGAACGGTGCTCATCGGCTTCAGACCTGACTCCCAGCGTTACTTCGACTACCACCATACCCACATCGATACTTTCGACAAGGTAAACCAGCGCGAGTTGCAGCTAGGCGCTGCCGCTATGGCCGCGCTTACTTACCTGCTTAGCGAATATGGCGTGCCTACGCTTTAA
- a CDS encoding M16 family metallopeptidase, producing the protein MNHTVHYVLCVLVMLFLPLQTIAQKKSKKDSKSQSAQLVEKVVQQGNDPVIPYEKYVLPNGLTLVIHEDHSDPIVHVDVTYHVGSAREEIGKSGFAHFFEHMMFQGSDNVADEEHFKIVSEAGGTLNGTTNLDRTNYFETLPSNQLEIALWLEADRMGFLLDAVTQEKFEIQRATVKNERGQNYDNRPYGLLFETLSKHLYPYGHPYSWLTIGYIEDLDRVDVNDLKNFFLRWYGPNNAVLTVGGDVNPKEVVALVEKYFGSIPRGPEVEKMKLPLPVINQDRYASYEDNYIQLPLLMYAVPSVPRFHPDEAALDCLAEILGQGKNSILYKNLDKAQKAVQSFAGNNSSELAGIFQMIALPYPGKTLAEMEEIIRASILEFEERGVSDADIQKFKAQQEAQAINGLGSVSGKVSQLAAFQTFAGTPNYLGTQLEAYMAITKEDVMRVYHQYLKGKPAVIVSVYPKGKPDMKAAEDNHTISEEGYVAPDYGYEGLVYNKAKDTFDRSKKPSVGPNPVVQVPPFWTKELANGIKVIGTENDETPTVTLSFSLKGGHLLSANDREKAGILALMTSMLNEDTEKYTAEEMSSALEKLGASISIFESTEDIRVNVRTLTKNLDATLALLEERLFRPKFTEDAFKRNKKQQAESIKQADSQPASVANKVFNILLYGKDDIRAIPLNGTEQTLNNISLEDVQQFYAKYFSAAKAELVVISNLSENEVYPKLSFLNKWEATPYELPAMAPVKEIEKTKIYFVNQDKAAQSEIRIGYVALPYDATGEYYKATIMNYVLGGAFNSRINLNLREDKGYTYGARTFFAGTDMGGVFTASAGVRANATDSSIVEFMKEIVGYADNGISADELQFTKSSIGQRDALNYETAFQKASFLGRIMRYGLNKGFVKEQIDILNKISQAEINALAKKYLPYNNMHILVVGDRATVMEGLERLGYEIIELDKNGDVLKK; encoded by the coding sequence ATGAATCACACTGTACACTATGTTTTATGCGTATTGGTGATGCTTTTTCTCCCTTTACAAACAATAGCGCAAAAAAAGTCCAAGAAAGACTCAAAAAGCCAGTCTGCGCAATTGGTAGAAAAAGTAGTCCAGCAAGGAAATGACCCTGTTATTCCTTACGAAAAGTATGTCCTGCCCAATGGGCTTACCTTGGTTATTCACGAAGACCACTCTGATCCTATAGTACACGTAGACGTTACTTACCACGTAGGCTCGGCTCGTGAAGAAATAGGCAAATCGGGTTTTGCTCACTTCTTTGAGCATATGATGTTTCAAGGCTCTGACAATGTGGCCGATGAAGAACACTTCAAGATTGTGAGTGAAGCCGGTGGCACACTGAATGGTACCACCAATTTAGACCGTACCAACTATTTTGAAACCTTGCCCAGCAATCAATTAGAAATCGCCCTTTGGCTTGAAGCCGACCGTATGGGCTTTTTGTTGGATGCTGTAACACAGGAGAAGTTTGAAATCCAGCGTGCAACAGTAAAAAATGAGCGCGGCCAAAACTATGATAACCGCCCTTATGGTTTGCTCTTCGAAACTTTGTCCAAACACCTTTATCCCTATGGCCACCCTTATTCTTGGCTTACCATCGGCTATATTGAAGACCTAGACCGCGTGGATGTCAACGATTTGAAAAACTTTTTCTTGCGCTGGTATGGGCCCAACAATGCTGTATTGACCGTAGGCGGTGATGTAAATCCTAAAGAAGTCGTGGCTTTGGTAGAAAAATACTTTGGCTCTATTCCAAGAGGCCCCGAGGTAGAGAAAATGAAACTGCCTCTCCCTGTGATAAATCAAGACCGTTATGCTTCCTATGAGGACAATTACATACAGCTCCCCTTACTTATGTATGCAGTGCCGTCAGTGCCTCGCTTTCACCCAGACGAGGCTGCATTAGATTGTTTGGCCGAAATACTAGGTCAGGGCAAAAACTCTATTTTGTACAAAAACCTAGACAAAGCACAGAAAGCCGTACAAAGCTTTGCCGGAAATAATAGCAGTGAATTAGCAGGTATCTTTCAGATGATTGCGCTGCCTTATCCGGGTAAAACCTTGGCCGAAATGGAGGAGATTATCCGCGCCTCGATTTTAGAATTTGAAGAAAGAGGCGTAAGTGATGCAGATATCCAAAAATTCAAAGCACAACAAGAGGCGCAAGCTATCAACGGGCTTGGCAGCGTAAGTGGAAAGGTCTCACAGTTGGCGGCTTTCCAAACATTTGCCGGCACACCCAATTACTTAGGTACACAGCTAGAGGCTTATATGGCCATAACTAAGGAAGATGTAATGCGGGTATATCATCAATATCTAAAAGGCAAACCCGCCGTAATTGTCAGTGTGTATCCTAAAGGCAAGCCTGATATGAAGGCAGCTGAAGACAATCACACTATTTCGGAAGAGGGATATGTCGCCCCCGACTATGGCTACGAAGGCTTGGTGTACAATAAAGCAAAAGATACTTTTGACCGCAGCAAAAAACCATCTGTAGGCCCTAACCCTGTAGTTCAAGTGCCTCCTTTCTGGACCAAAGAACTTGCCAATGGTATCAAAGTAATAGGCACTGAAAACGATGAAACGCCGACTGTTACACTTTCTTTCAGCCTAAAAGGCGGGCATTTGCTTTCGGCCAATGACAGAGAAAAAGCCGGGATTCTAGCCCTGATGACTTCTATGCTCAATGAAGATACTGAAAAGTACACAGCAGAAGAAATGAGTAGCGCACTAGAGAAATTGGGCGCCTCTATTTCGATCTTCGAAAGCACAGAAGATATCCGTGTGAATGTGCGTACACTTACCAAAAACTTAGACGCAACCTTGGCTCTGTTGGAAGAACGGTTGTTCCGTCCTAAGTTTACAGAAGATGCATTCAAACGCAATAAAAAACAACAGGCTGAGAGCATCAAACAAGCTGACTCACAACCTGCTTCAGTAGCCAACAAAGTGTTCAACATCCTATTGTATGGAAAAGATGATATCCGTGCTATACCATTGAACGGCACAGAGCAAACCCTCAATAATATCAGCCTAGAGGATGTGCAACAATTTTACGCCAAATACTTCTCTGCGGCTAAAGCCGAACTGGTAGTCATCAGCAATCTGTCAGAAAATGAGGTCTACCCTAAGCTATCTTTCCTCAACAAATGGGAGGCAACACCCTACGAATTGCCTGCAATGGCTCCGGTAAAAGAGATTGAAAAAACAAAAATCTACTTTGTCAACCAAGATAAAGCCGCTCAGTCTGAAATCCGCATAGGCTATGTAGCGCTGCCTTATGATGCCACCGGGGAGTATTACAAAGCCACGATTATGAACTATGTCCTCGGTGGGGCTTTCAATAGCCGCATCAACCTCAACCTACGCGAAGACAAAGGCTATACCTATGGTGCCAGAACCTTCTTTGCAGGTACTGATATGGGAGGTGTATTTACGGCCTCAGCAGGGGTAAGAGCTAATGCCACCGATAGTTCTATTGTGGAGTTTATGAAAGAAATTGTTGGCTATGCTGACAATGGTATTTCGGCTGATGAACTACAGTTTACCAAAAGCTCCATAGGCCAGCGTGATGCCCTCAACTATGAAACAGCTTTCCAAAAAGCAAGCTTCCTAGGGCGTATTATGCGTTATGGGTTGAACAAAGGTTTTGTTAAAGAACAAATAGATATTCTTAACAAAATCAGCCAAGCAGAAATCAACGCGCTTGCCAAGAAATATTTGCCTTACAACAATATGCATATATTGGTAGTAGGTGATAGAGCCACAGTTATGGAAGGCTTAGAAAGATTAGGCTATGAAATTATAGAGTTAGACAAAAATGGGGATGTACTGAAAAAGTAA
- a CDS encoding M15 family metallopeptidase — protein sequence MYASHTEFEGLPQERIQNRALLKGMMAKHGFLVDPMEWWYFNYKSATVFEIVDIPLLQLLQIANGQKP from the coding sequence GTGTATGCCTCCCATACGGAGTTTGAGGGCCTTCCCCAAGAGCGTATTCAGAATAGAGCGTTGCTCAAAGGGATGATGGCCAAACACGGTTTTTTGGTAGACCCTATGGAATGGTGGTACTTTAACTACAAAAGCGCAACCGTATTCGAGATTGTGGATATCCCTTTGTTGCAGCTACTACAGATAGCTAATGGGCAAAAGCCCTAG
- a CDS encoding winged helix-turn-helix transcriptional regulator — protein sequence MSPRILSKELQELELNGLISRTVCDTKPATVLHELTEYSQTLQDVLIAMEKWGQQHRKKIIQGGGAAASNHVEGEAACSKSQNVVCLSGVKTFVWDFLCGLACSMVYVPSKHYQDSQGFQSRYFPKPIVIGEKRKVLKTSSSIILVDMLDDPQQTHRAVSGVQFMETMQTSVEISLYPLHEDYEAVVLHFIHTLQSDTALTVEVNGMSTQVFGEYTYVMQQLTAALGAVFASQKAIAVMKIGKGHLRYTPQKPTQAQ from the coding sequence ATTTCTCCACGGATTTTGTCCAAAGAACTACAGGAGTTAGAGCTGAACGGGCTAATCAGCCGAACAGTCTGCGACACCAAGCCTGCTACTGTGCTACATGAGCTGACTGAGTATAGTCAAACCCTTCAGGATGTCTTAATAGCGATGGAAAAATGGGGGCAGCAACATCGGAAAAAAATCATTCAGGGCGGCGGAGCCGCCGCGTCCAATCATGTTGAAGGAGAAGCTGCTTGTTCAAAAAGCCAAAACGTGGTGTGCTTATCAGGAGTAAAAACCTTTGTTTGGGATTTTTTATGTGGGCTTGCTTGTTCTATGGTGTATGTTCCATCAAAACATTACCAAGACTCGCAGGGTTTTCAGAGCAGGTATTTTCCCAAGCCAATTGTGATTGGGGAGAAGCGCAAGGTTTTGAAAACATCCAGCAGTATCATCTTGGTTGATATGTTAGATGACCCCCAACAAACTCATCGGGCTGTGTCCGGTGTTCAATTTATGGAAACAATGCAAACTTCGGTAGAAATCAGCCTCTACCCCTTACACGAAGATTACGAGGCCGTAGTGCTTCATTTTATCCATACGCTCCAATCGGATACAGCGCTGACAGTAGAAGTAAACGGGATGAGCACTCAGGTTTTTGGCGAATACACTTATGTCATGCAGCAATTGACGGCTGCGCTAGGGGCGGTATTTGCTAGTCAAAAGGCGATTGCGGTGATGAAAATCGGTAAAGGGCACCTACGCTATACACCCCAAAAACCAACTCAAGCCCAATAA
- a CDS encoding ATP-dependent DNA helicase yields the protein MPELPLVEELIHTWAVRMLEGRLLEATLEGLRPDIKKIEALGLELEGTYKACLSAKKRAQIQQAEEKLLEDCLDYLDLLGIDLSPEAITYAQRQAHSWPETLDTIFQATRSLLKGFSNPLRLVDWNPEEPFVHSYPLVVRLAQIATAHEGKAARAYNRYVDIPENYLENNPEIAQLYERITQTDEHFFITGKAGTGKSTFLHYLAQNSPKKTVVLAFTGIAAINVRGVTLHSFFGFPFKPLLPRDSSIPRFDKSKQQRKIIEKAETFVIDEVSMVRADLLEAVDQSLRINGGNPKLPFGGKQIILIGDVFQLPPVLRTDESSLEAFDRYYDSPYFFSAPSFKVSRFHFIELTKVFRQQDEYFKDLLNALRVGDARAEVLQGLNQRHLPEKAPTAKDFVLTLVTNNKLAASINEERLAELRGKTYTYQAQIEGDYSAEKYPTDFALALKEEAQIIFIKNDIVQGQGSGQRRWVNGTIAKIDSLTEELIKVRLDNGETHFIEREVWENRVYRWDVEKHALVSEVIGTFTQFPIRLAWAITIHKSQGLTFDKIHIDLGRGAFAHGQTYVALSRCKSLEGLSLGRAVRKQDIIIDPTVVRFYNHHFANPEAYQQEQEVIAFILANAPWFLALLAYHYPFSVVQLERYRKLLPWGLTHYPKAPNFEAAWQALGLCANQHLPWHQLDASHLPTEAMLYLPEYPLKPLRIWQGRLAALQKMNEIEEYDYFCKALAYEQAWLREVSRDLPTIPPSHWEGLLAHEWQQAWRYNPQLWRKTFQPWFAKPQFAETVLNYLLEAERLKA from the coding sequence ATGCCAGAGCTACCCTTAGTTGAAGAGCTGATACATACTTGGGCTGTCCGTATGCTAGAGGGCCGGCTCCTAGAGGCTACGCTGGAGGGCTTGCGCCCCGATATAAAAAAAATAGAAGCTTTGGGGCTTGAGCTGGAGGGGACTTATAAGGCTTGCCTATCGGCTAAAAAACGGGCACAAATCCAACAGGCAGAAGAAAAGCTGTTGGAAGACTGTCTAGATTACTTGGATTTACTCGGTATCGACCTCAGCCCTGAGGCCATTACGTATGCCCAACGTCAGGCGCATTCGTGGCCCGAGACCCTAGACACAATTTTTCAAGCTACACGTTCCTTGCTCAAGGGCTTCTCCAATCCGTTGCGTTTGGTAGATTGGAATCCTGAAGAACCTTTTGTACACAGCTACCCTTTGGTAGTACGCTTGGCTCAGATAGCAACCGCACACGAGGGGAAAGCAGCTCGTGCTTATAATCGCTATGTCGACATTCCGGAAAATTATCTTGAAAATAACCCCGAAATAGCCCAACTTTACGAACGTATCACCCAAACAGATGAGCACTTTTTTATCACAGGAAAGGCCGGCACGGGCAAGTCTACCTTCTTGCACTACTTGGCTCAAAACAGCCCTAAGAAAACCGTAGTACTGGCCTTTACGGGCATTGCGGCAATCAATGTGCGTGGGGTTACGCTTCACTCTTTTTTTGGCTTTCCTTTCAAACCTTTGTTGCCACGTGATAGCAGCATTCCACGCTTTGATAAATCGAAGCAACAACGTAAAATCATCGAGAAGGCAGAGACCTTCGTCATTGATGAGGTGTCGATGGTGCGGGCTGATTTACTCGAAGCTGTAGACCAATCGCTGCGCATCAATGGAGGGAATCCTAAGTTGCCTTTTGGAGGGAAACAAATCATCTTGATAGGCGATGTGTTTCAGTTGCCGCCGGTATTACGCACCGACGAGAGCAGCCTCGAAGCTTTCGACCGTTACTACGACAGCCCTTATTTCTTTAGTGCCCCTTCGTTCAAAGTATCGCGATTTCATTTTATAGAATTGACCAAGGTCTTTCGGCAACAAGACGAATATTTCAAAGACCTCCTCAACGCCCTTCGTGTAGGCGATGCCCGCGCAGAGGTCTTGCAGGGACTCAACCAACGCCATTTGCCCGAAAAGGCTCCCACTGCCAAAGACTTTGTACTGACCTTGGTAACCAACAACAAGCTGGCTGCCTCTATTAATGAAGAACGACTGGCCGAGCTTCGGGGCAAGACCTATACTTACCAAGCGCAAATCGAGGGGGATTATAGCGCCGAGAAATACCCTACAGACTTTGCCTTGGCGCTCAAAGAGGAGGCGCAGATTATTTTTATCAAAAATGATATTGTCCAAGGGCAAGGCAGTGGGCAACGCCGCTGGGTCAATGGTACTATCGCCAAAATAGATAGCCTCACCGAGGAGTTAATCAAAGTACGGCTCGACAACGGAGAAACGCATTTTATAGAGCGCGAAGTATGGGAAAACCGTGTTTACCGCTGGGATGTCGAAAAACACGCCCTTGTGTCGGAAGTAATCGGTACGTTTACGCAGTTCCCTATCAGGCTGGCCTGGGCCATCACCATCCACAAAAGTCAAGGACTTACTTTCGACAAAATCCATATCGATCTTGGGCGTGGCGCATTTGCCCACGGCCAAACCTATGTGGCGCTGAGCCGTTGCAAGTCGCTAGAGGGGCTAAGCCTAGGGCGGGCGGTGCGTAAGCAAGATATCATCATAGATCCTACTGTCGTTCGGTTTTACAACCATCACTTTGCCAATCCCGAAGCCTACCAACAAGAACAAGAGGTAATCGCTTTTATTTTGGCCAATGCGCCTTGGTTTTTGGCGTTGTTGGCCTATCATTACCCTTTCAGTGTTGTACAGTTGGAGCGTTACCGAAAGTTGTTGCCTTGGGGACTGACACACTACCCCAAAGCTCCTAATTTTGAAGCAGCTTGGCAGGCCTTAGGGCTTTGTGCCAACCAACACTTGCCTTGGCATCAGCTCGACGCTTCGCATCTACCCACTGAGGCGATGTTGTACCTCCCCGAATACCCACTGAAACCCTTGCGTATATGGCAAGGCCGTCTTGCAGCCTTGCAAAAAATGAACGAAATAGAAGAATATGATTATTTTTGCAAAGCACTGGCCTACGAACAAGCTTGGCTGCGCGAAGTAAGCAGAGACCTCCCCACTATCCCGCCCAGCCATTGGGAAGGACTGTTGGCACACGAATGGCAACAAGCTTGGCGCTACAACCCACAACTATGGCGCAAGACTTTTCAGCCTTGGTTTGCCAAACCACAGTTTGCCGAAACTGTTCTCAATTACCTCTTAGAAGCCGAACGACTCAAGGCCTAA